One Denticeps clupeoides chromosome 3, fDenClu1.1, whole genome shotgun sequence DNA window includes the following coding sequences:
- the LOC114786402 gene encoding dnaJ homolog subfamily B member 5, translating to MVLIWTQFGVKHKNVKCKVRVIHREDSWSSGESREDAEPPCTPAAPAVKDYYAVLGVTSESNEEEIRRAYRRLALRYHPDKNHEEDAEEKFKEIAEAYDVLTDPEKRSLHDQQDVKKASTASPSSKGETSPPFHASGMFFNVEVDSDADFCDLFNPFLRTPHSRPSGPHSNGRGRGAGAEVCELEVSLEELLTGVTKHVRLPQTHALPQERVMSVEVKKGWREGTTITFPGAGLKAGDITFVLKEKKHSSFRREGSNLIYTAAITLREALCGCTVTVPTLDGGLKPLPCSDVIKPGSVRCLRGEGLPRPKNPAQRGDLLVEFQVQFPDRIPPPSKEIIKHSLGQC from the exons ATGGTTCTCATCTGGACGCAGTTCGGAGTGAAACACAAGAACGTCAAGTGCAAGGTGCGCGTCATCCACCGCGAGGACAGCTGGAGCTCCGGG GAATCCCGGGAGGACGCGGAGCCCCCGTGCACGCCCGCCGCGCCCGCCGTGAAGGATTACTACGCGGTGCTCGGAGTGACGTCGGAGTCCAACGAGGAGGAGATCCGCCGCGCATACCGGCGCCTGGCGCTGCGCTACCATCCGGACAAGAACCACGAGGAGGATGCCGAGGAGAAGTTCAAGGAGATCGCCGAGGCGTATGATGTCCTGACGGACCCCGAGAAGCGCAGCCTCCATGACCAACAAG ACGTGAAGAAAGCAAGCACGGCTTCACCGAGCTCCAAAGGAGAGACCTCCCCGCCATTCCACGCCTCGGGCATGTTCTTCAACGTGGAGGTGGACTCGGACGCCGACTTCTGCGACCTCTTCAACCCTTTCCTGCGCACCCCTCACAGTCGACCTTCCGGCCCCCACAGCAACGGGCGCGGCCGGGGCGCCGGGGCCGAGGTGTGTGAACTGGAGGTCTCGCTGGAGGAGCTGCTCACCGGGGTGACCAAGCACGTGCGGCTCCCCCAGACGCACGCCCTGCCGCAGGAGCGCGTGATGAGCGTGGAGGTGAAGAAGGGCTGGCGGGAGGGAACGACGATCACCTTCCCTGGGGCGGGACTCAAGGCTGGCGACATAACCTTTGTCTTGAAGGAGAAGAAGCACTCCAGTTTCAGACGGGAGGGTTCCAACCTGATCTACACCGCCGCCATCACACTCCGTGAG GCACTCTGCGGCTGCACCGTCACCGTGCCGACTCTGGACGGGGGGCTGAAGCCGCTCCCCTGCAGCGACGTGATCAAGCCTGGCTCCGTGCGCTGTCTGCGCGGGGAGGGGCTTCCCCGACCAAAGAACCCCGCCCAACGTGGAGATCTGCTGGTGGAATTCCAAGTGCAGTTCCCCGATAGGATTCCTCCTCCTAGCAAAGAGATCATTAAACACAGCCTTGGGcagtgttaa